AAGACAGGGCCACAGTCTACCGCAGTCCAGTCCCAGTCAAGACCACTCTCAGCTCCCCGCCAGAGCTTAGGGGACGAGCAGTCCATGGTCAGTGAGCGCGAAGCGAAAATTGAATCAGATGCACAGATCCAGGATTCGAAGACTGTGCCAATGGCCTTATCTATGATTCTGGATAATTGTGTGATACTAGAAGAGTTCTTGAAGGAGATCGTGGCGGTCATAACGGCGAGGAGAGCCCTGGGTATTGATCAGGTTGGTTATATATGATAATACTTCGGGGTGtatggacgagaagaagggagtgTTTGGACGAACATGATGACTTTCTAACGAATTTTAGACCAGTAAACAAGAATCGCATTAGACACATGCGAAGGACTATGCATACATTGTGACGTGGCAGAGCTCGTCACGCATGTTACCCAAAGGTATGCGCGATGCTGGCGTGATGGCAATTCGCGCGTCACGATGTTGATCGGATGCAAAACAACAGACTGATTCGGGGAGTTGTTTCAAGGTGTCCATATCTACGAATGGGTTGTGATCAGTCCCAAGTTCGTTTACAGTATTCTCTCCTCGAcatggaagaaggactgTTACCCACTTTGATAGTTTGATCGACTGATCCCGTCGCCAATACATTTATCCTCCTTTTCCCCAGTGGTTCCGTCCCGTTCACCTGCTTGATACCCGAATCTCCATTgacctctccaccaccaccaccaccaccaccaccgaccAAAGTTCTACCCCAGCTCATACACGTGACGAAATGACCGTGTGCATCTATCGTCTTGATACATCTACCATTTGTTAGATCCCATATCTTGAGAGTCTTGTCGTCTGATGCGGATAGGAGATATTTCCCCGTTGGATGGAATACAAGTGCTCGTATCCAGTTGTCGTGACCGACCTACAGAACAAGGAAAATGATCTAGGTCAGGTCCTACGCATGAGGTATAGGGTCCGAGGGACAATGGGATTGTGTGCCCTTGGAGACTTCATTGACACTCACGAATGTCCGTAAACATTGTCCCGATTGAGCATCCCAAAGCTTTATCGTCTTATCTCTCGATCCAGTCGCCGCAAACGCTCCTGGTGCTTTCGCTCTCGATTCCCCCGCTGTCGCCGCCTGATTCCCAAAGTTCGACATCATGAGCTTTCCCGCCCCTCAGCTCGGAAGACACGAGCAGCACTCACTCCTAATCCTGCCAGTTCTCTTATAGCGCTATATGACGCTACAGGTGCAAAGGCAACACATTCCACCACATGTTCGTGCCCTCTCAACTCCATCTTCGATTCTCCCGTAGAAGAGTCCCATACTCTGGACGTCTGGGAAGACAATCAGCGGCCGTAGGCCGATCACTGCAATGGGAGGGACTCACTTGATCATTCGAACAACTGACCAACCACCGTCCGTCATCAGAGGGCACGACCTCCCTCACCCATTCTGCATGACCTGTGAAGGTTTTCACACAATACCTGTACCACACGAGACCAAAGGTCAGAGGCGGTGCTGCAAGATGGACAACCCAACTCACCCGCTAGACACCTCCCAAACTCGTATCGTCTTATCTCGACTCGCTGACACTAGCTTTTCCCCATCCGGTGTAAACCGTACACTCGACACTGAATGATCGTGACCATGTAATGTTTTGACATTGGTGTAGTCGTTCGAAGTGTCCCATAACTTGATCGTCAAGTCGGAGGAGCAAGTCACTGTAATGGAAAGGGAACGATTAGTTTGACCGATATCACTCATATCTGATCACTCCGTCAAAACGCcaatccatcatcactcatgACCCATCCAATTCGTCCCTCACCCCTTCTTtgcccatcatcatcacacaTTGACAAagtcacactcacccatcaTATCTCCCTTCGCATCGAAATCAACATCCATGACAGCTTTCGTATGACCCTTTACTGTCcgttccatctctccgCCCTCCCAATCCCATATCTTTACACTGGCATCTTCGCTTGCACTGGCCAGAATCGTCCACGTAGGATGAAAAGCGACCTTCGTTATGGGTGCTCGGTGGGAAGTCAGGGTATGTCTAGCTGGAGCACGGGGTATGAATggtgttgaggaggaagaggaggaagttgtTGCGCGTGTTGGGGAGGAAAGTTCGGCTAGCAAAGAGGCATTTCTGGATTCTAGGTCCATGATCTGTAGAGGGATGTCAGCATGATGGGTCTCTAGTAGTCGGAGATTGGGATGGCCCAAAAAGAGCTATATCTGGCTGACTCAAACGGAGAGGATGTCGCCAGATCAAGGAAAGCGGTATGTTCAGACGGAACAAAACTGCAGGAAAGATGACCATCATCCAACCTACCTTCTTCTGTAATCTAATCACGCTCGTCcatttcttctccaacaGCCCCACCCATCTAGCTTTCGGATCATCGTTCGTGAAATCTGCGTTGTCCGTTTCTCTTTTCAGAGCATCGTAGGTGTCGTGCATTCCCGCTGCGTGAAGGTATGATAACATGGATTTATGGCTACGAGCCGTGTGAGGTGGGGGAAAGCGTTAGATGTCGATTAGGAAGCGAGGTGATTTGGCGCATGCATGTCATGACAGTGAGCAAGTGGTTAGGAGCGGTCACACGGAAGATGTGGTTTCGATCAGTCAATGTAGAACAGGATAGCAAGATCATTAGCTCGGGCTCGTCATCGGACCTGACTTGGCTGACGTACAGCTCATCCTTTTGTCGTTCAGAGAGGAGGCTCGACATGGCGGTCGAGTGTCAAGCCTCCTTACGAGGTGGTTTCGGGGGGATAGGTAGTAGTATCGCACGGCAAAGGACCTATAGGGGATTATCGAGCGACGTATTCTGTCGGCGTGAACGTTATCTGCGTCTGGATCAGATCGATTTGTGATGGAAGAACGACGGGGAGGTGAAGCTATTGTTGATGGCTAGAATACGCTTCGATGCGTCGcagctcttcttcattcAAGCAAAAAAGAGGGGTCCTTCACCTGCTGTCGTCCGTCCTtgtcggtggtggatcAGGCAAAAATGTGAAGTGATGGCAAGCTGTCAATTTCCAGGTAGAAGGATGTGAGGGAATGATGAAATGTTGTCATTTGGCACGAAACACGTCAACTTTGAACAGTGAGACGTTTTTGGGCCCGCGTTTCTGACTATTTGTGTGTAATCCACATTTGTGACATACACTCGTCTGTATGCATACATAACGGACAACcacatacatacatacgGTAGCAACATGGACGTCACTCGGTTCAATGCAAAGTATCACAGAGCTTCAGAGCCTGCGGCAGGGGTTTTATTGTTGGAATTCAACAGGTGATTGAGGATCACCACCGGTTATGGGGTAGACCGCTGATATTGTCACTCTCTGAGAATAGACCACCCGTCAATGCATTTCATGATGAGCAAGTGTCGTCTCCCTCTCTACCCGGCTAGTATGCATTTCACTGATGGGCGGAGACGAAATAGGATGTGGATGGAATTGCGAACGATCGTCGAGCGGATCTCTTCGAGTCCAGAAGTGAGAGTTGTCGTTCTTTCGTCTACGAACGAAAAGACATTCACGGCGGGCTTGGATCGTGCGTAAGATGAATATCCAGTCTACCCGCTCCTCATATATCAGAGTGGACTATTTGTGCTGACGGTGTGAACTCGTTCTCGCTGTAGTGACCGCTCAATCAGAACTGAACGATACGAACGCCTTGGATCCCGCTCGGAAAGCGTTCAAATTGCGAGATCACGTTTTGGTGAGTCGTCCTTATCAGCCGACATGCCATTGTCCGCTTGCACGATACATGCAAGAAATGAACTCATCTACaagctcttctcctcgtaGGAATTCCAAGCcgccatctcatccttgtcaCATTGTCGACAACCCGTCATTGCGGCGCTGTTTGGATCAGCAGTAGGACTAGCTATTGATATTGCTTCGGCCTGTGATATCCGTCTTGCAGCGAGTAACAGTGTCTTTGGAATTTTTGTAAGTCGGTCTATGTGCTTTCACCTCCTGCTTTGTCACGGTCATCCCCATACCTCGCATCCTTGTTGATCGTTGATAATACTTATCACGATGAACGTCCAGGAAGTCAATGTTGGCTTAGCCGCAGATATCGGTACACTCCAACGATTCCCAAAGATAACGGGCAACGATTCGAAGGTCCGCGAACTGGCATTGACAGGTCGTAAATTCTTGGCTGGCGAGGCGAAAGATATCGGTTTTATCAGTGAAGTCGtccgaggtggaagagctgaGGTCATTGGTGAGCCATCCCCATCGCATCCCGCCCAACGCAAAAAGACGAAAGATGACATGATTGATGTCTGCGTGAAGATGCCGCATTGGAGATGGCAAAAGTCATAGCGGTGAAGAGTCCAGTCGCGGTAGTTGGAACGAAACATCTGTTAAATCGTAAGTCACGATCTGCTTGGGAAATACAAAATGACGCTGAATCTCCCCTGCAGATTCCAGAGATCACACGTGAGTGGGGTTGAAGGGCGGACCCGAGCCACTGCTAAGTCATGTTGTAGCGTCGACGAAGGACTTGCGTACACTGCGGCGTGGAACATGTAGGTGTCTATCGTCCGCACTGATAGCACCGGCACCAGCGCTGATCTCGGGTCGCAGGGCAATGCTGCAGTCTATGGTTAGTTTCCAGGATCAGCACATCTGTCGATATGCCACTAAAGCACGCATAGGACACTGCCTCGGCGATGAAGGCCGTCCTGACCAAACAGAATCCGAAGTTCGCACCGCTAAGCGGAGGACCCAAAGCCAAACTGTAGCCACCATTGCTCATCCTTGTTGTTGTACTCTTCCAAAACGGATCCCGTGTAAGACCAACCATGCAATATGCGCGACATGCATTCTACGCTCTCGACTTGCCCAGAACAGACTGCAAGAAAGCCAAATCACgttctccctcatcctcaatcGTCTCAATCTCCGCAGCACCCGGAGGTGGGATGGCAGATAACAGATCACCAGCCGTCTGTTGTCCTTCCACCTGAACGGGTTGAGGCATTCTCCATTTCTCCACGTAGTCTTGTCCACCTGAGAACCCGCCCGaggggatggaagagggtgagacAGTGTTGGACCATTTGTATCGAGGTTGCTTGCGGTATTTGATATTTGTTGATTCGGAAGTTCGTGTGTCGGCGGGAATGAGGGTTTCAAGTGATTTCTCCTCGAGATTGAACTCTCGTTCCTAGAAACATGACAGCATTAGTCAGCAAGGACAGGGGATAATGCGGCAGGAACACCACGCTTGGCTGcggggagaagaagacgtaGAACGACTCACAAAAGCATCAGGCTTGAACTCTGCTCCGTAATGtctcgcttccatctccgcAGCGAGCGTTGCAAGCTCATGGCGTGCTCTCAGCGCGACAAACTCTTTCGTGGCGATCGCATAGGCTTCTGAAAGTGGGACTTGTCGTGTTTTGCGTAAATTGGTCACAAAAGAGATGCAGCTGGTCCGCAGATTCTCGTCAGTCCACAGCTCCTGGAGAGCAAGGACAGGGCAAGACGACAACTCACTCTTCTACTGTAGGATACGCTCCTCTCTGTTCGAGACTTGTccattcttctccatctACTCTGACAGActgatcgatctctccaccttccaccagACTGACCGGTCTCAGAGCCTCGAATGCGAAATCCTTGAAGAACTGCCTCCTCACCCTGTCCTCCTCATAACTGACTTTGAGCGGTcggttcttcctctgcttaTATCTCCTGATCcgatctctcctctccagtTCGCTTTGGGGCACAGGGGCGACATCGGTGAACTGACCAGGTCGGAGTGAAGGGTCGTTGGCCCGTGGTCTCTGGACGATCTGATGAGGAGGTAactgaggaggaggatgagagagaacgGGGATGTACCATGTTGGAGGCGTGGGGAGGACCGATGCTTGCAGTAATCGAGAGACGGCCGAGGGCACTTGGGAAGGGATCCTTCGCATCGCTGAGCAGGGCGGTGATGTGGTATGATGGCTGAGCGAGTGTCAGTGCAGCTGGAAGGTGACCGATGATATAAGAGACTCCTCCTGTCCAGAGtgtgatggatggatggatggatggatggatgctTTCGAGACTGACATTCTCGGATGAAATACAAGAAATACAGGGAGAAGATATCCTCCACGTGGCAGCAGTCTACCTATCGGAGCGTTGAACGCGCCAGCGAACCACCACTCTAGACGATGACCATCATTCAATCCAACCTTCCACCCATCACATATCGCTTCCACCTGGATCCTCGACCCCAATCACCATGTCGTTGAACAACAGAAAACAAGAGCGGGACTTCACTGCCGAAGTCAAGGCCCTGCAGCCGGAAGCTGAGAAGCTTGCCAAGGTCAGCTGCTTTTCGCATTCGAGCATCTAAATCGAGCAGAGCTGACGTGCACGACTTCCAAACAGGATGGCAAACTTCAAGATGCAGTCGACCAGATCTCAGCGTTGGAAAAGCAGACCCGAAATGTGAGGCTCGTTCCTCGACCGGCGCTTTTGTAGCAAGCTGACTTATCCTTTCCCCACAGGCCGCCGACAtgtcctccacctcttccttactcaccctcctcaccCGTCTATGTTGGGAAGCAaacgatctcgatctcctcaacgcccaactcaccctttTATCCAAGAAACACGGTCAGCTGAAAGAGGCTGTAGTGAGAatggtggacgaggcgatGAAGTGGTTGGACGagttgaagaagcagaaggacGAGGGGAAGTTCGCAAGCGGAAAGGATAGGTGGTTGGAGTTGCTCAAGACTTTGAGAGACATCACAGAGGGCAAAGTGGGTATCGCGAAGCCCCCCACGAACTCAAATTGGTGTTCTGACCATCCTGACACTTTGGCGATCCCGATAGATCTATCTGGAATTACCAAGAGCGAGATTGACGGTCATGTTGGCTTCTTACCACGAAGCTTTGGCAGAGACTGCTCCCAAGCAGGCATCGAGTGAGTTGACCGACCCTACTGTGTCGGTGCCTATATGATCAACTGACCATTAACTTTTCCAGCGTCCAAAGCACCTGCACCCGTTTCCTCATCGACTaacgagaaggacaagCCCAAACCTGAACCAGTGACCGCGAAAGACCACCTCGATACCGCCGCTGACCTGATGTCAGACCTTCAAGTGGAGACATACTCTAGTATGGACAAGCGAGAAAAGACAGAGttgtgagtggtg
This sequence is a window from Kwoniella newhampshirensis strain CBS 13917 chromosome 5, whole genome shotgun sequence. Protein-coding genes within it:
- a CDS encoding mitochondrial 37S ribosomal protein mS23, translated to MRRIPSQVPSAVSRLLQASVLPTPPTWYIPVLSHPPPQLPPHQIVQRPRANDPSLRPGQFTDVAPVPQSELERRDRIRRYKQRKNRPLKVSYEEDRVRRQFFKDFAFEALRPVSLVEGGEIDQSVRVDGEEWTSLEQRGAYPTVEDCISFVTNLRKTRQVPLSEAYAIATKEFVALRARHELATLAAEMEARHYGAEFKPDAFEREFNLEEKSLETLIPADTRTSESTNIKYRKQPRYKWSNTVSPSSIPSGGFSGGQDYVEKWRMPQPVQVEGQQTAGDLLSAIPPPGAAEIETIEDEGERDLAFLQSVLGKSRA
- a CDS encoding nuclear distribution protein PAC1 — protein: MSSLLSERQKDELHKSMLSYLHAAGMHDTYDALKRETDNADFTNDDPKARWVGLLEKKWTSVIRLQKKIMDLESRNASLLAELSSPTRATTSSSSSSTPFIPRAPARHTLTSHRAPITKVAFHPTWTILASASEDASVKIWDWEGGEMERTVKGHTKAVMDVDFDAKGDMMVTCSSDLTIKLWDTSNDYTNVKTLHGHDHSVSSVRFTPDGEKLVSASRDKTIRVWEVSSGYCVKTFTGHAEWVREVVPSDDGRWLVSCSNDQTSRVWDSSTGESKMELRGHEHVVECVAFAPVASYSAIRELAGLGAATAGESRAKAPGAFAATGSRDKTIKLWDAQSGQCLRTFVGHDNWIRALVFHPTGKYLLSASDDKTLKIWDLTNGRCIKTIDAHGHFVTCMSWGRTLVGGGGGGGGGEVNGDSGIKQVNGTEPLGKRRINVLATGSVDQTIKIWTP